The nucleotide window GCCTCAACTTTGTGAGACTGCTGGTTTGAATagtatttatatttattataccTCTAGTCTTTCTTTTTATGAATGCTATTTCTATCATATCAATTGAGCTTTGTCGAATCTCGTTTATAATACAGATtcttatttctcttattttgggGTGGAACAGCGTTCTCTTCAATGATTgaaggaaaaaatgaagaaatgtcAACATCTGAGCTGTCTGGTGGAGCAAGAATTCATTACATTTTCCAGAGCATATTTGTGAAGAGTTTGGAGGTGCATAATTTTTATATCAACTTGAGAATGCCAAATGATAGTCTTTTCTAGTTTGGAGAATTTTTTTGGTAGACCTGATAGTACACATTGAAATGATGTTAATATTATTTGTCTCATGTTATATGTATGTTTGTTGGGATAAGCCAATTCTGCTTTAGCATATTGTGCTGTTCCAGAGAGGTTCTGCTTATTTTTATCATCACCACCaccatcattattattattattattattattattattattattatttattgtcaTCATCATTAACAACGAATGTCTTCATAAATGGTAAGTGAGTAGTATCCAATTACTATCATAGTTTTCAGTCACTGACAAAGTGTGGCTTATATCCATAAAAGTAGCAGCTGGAAAAAATGCCTCCGATTTTTAATTActtgctttaactctcttttttATCTTAACCCCAAAACTTTTGTACTGTGTCCCTACAGCTGAACTACCAAGTCTCAAATTCTGGGATATTTTCCAACATGTGAATGATTGAGAAAACTGAAAGAAACTTAAGCTTCTTTGCATGAGTATACTGTGTTAGTGAATGTCATTTACATGGTATACCAAAATTCATCACTTCTCATCAAACTTCCCCATCTTTTCAGGAGGTAGATCCCTGTGAAGATTTAACTGATGATGACATCCGAACTGCCATTCAAAATGCAACTGGTCCTAAATCTGCTTTATTTGTGCCAGAAGTAAGTTCTAACCGTGAACCTTTACTTGCATGCTGAATTGCTTTTATTTTGTGCCAATGGTTGAATGCTTTCTCCAGTAGTTCCATATAAAATCTGTTCCATTTGGTTGGTCTTGCCCTTCAATTGATGTTTAAATATGTAGGTTCCATTTGAAGTTCTCGTCCGAAGACAAATAGCTCGTCTATTAGATCCAAGTCTTCAATGTGCAAGATTTATTTATGATGAGCTCATAAAAGTATGCCCTTTTGTTGAGAAATGTCTTTGATTTTTTTGGGTGTTATGTGTTTGTATCTACTGTTTAACTTTAATTATTTGTTCATAGATGAGCCATCGGTGCATGGTCAATGAATTGCAACGATTTcctattttgagaaaacggatgGATGAGGTTATAGGGAACTTTTTGCGGGAAGGCTTGGAACCTTCAGAGACAATGATTGGACACATTATTGAGATGGAGGTATATATCGAACCTTTGGCTGACCTATTTTATACTTCCTTGTGCATAAATAGGATTATGTATAAatcatatgtgtgtgtgtatacacATATGTAGTCATCTTTATTTGTATGTGTTATCAAATGAATTTGCTTGATTTATCGTCCTAACCAACTTTTGGGATTCTTGAGCTATTCTTGGAACCGCCTTTTCTTACTGATCATAATCTATTTCATGATTGCTATACAGTCAGCATCTTAGAAGACACCAGTTTTTTTGGTATCAAAGATCGTATGGTTATCTTAAATAAAAGTAGCTAATTTAGTTGAAATCAAAAGCATCAATAGCTATTAACAGTTTTAAGTGCATCGGTGGATTATTTTATCATTGCTGCATCcattgttatagtatttgaaaattTCTTCAACTTAATAATATTTTGCTGTAGATGGATTACATAAACACTTCGCATCCGAATTTTGTTGGGGGGAGTAAAGCGGTGGAGACGGCAATGCAGCAGGTCAAGTCCAATAGGATTACTGCACCTGTTCCGAGGCAGAAAGTAAATATTTAATATGCTGTTTCACATACTTCAGCGGATGTTTCTTTCATTTCTCATCTAACTAGTCATGAATTAATGCGTTTATGTCACCACTCAGGATGGAATAGATTTAGAGAAAGCGCCTGCATCTGAAAAAACTCTGAAGTCGCGTGCCATTCTTGCTAGACATGCTAATGGAATTGTTCCTGATCAGGTATGACTTTTCTGCACCAGCACCTACAAGCTTGCTTCTCTTCCTAATCTTCCTACTGGGGAATTAGTTTGGTGTTATTATTTTCTCGAAGACGAATTGAAAGCATTGAGATTGGCCTGATTATTCTGCTACTTGGACTGGAAAAACAGGTTACCCGGCCTGCTGTAGAAGAGAAAACAACAACGTCAGGTATATTTCCATCTGCTAACACATGATGCCTATGCCTTTTATTTTCTACATGCGTTGCAAAACCAGACCCCActttgtgggatttcactgggtttgttgtATGCATTGCAAAATGCGAGTTTGTTCGTTACACTTCATTTCGAATGCCACACTATAGGTTATTTTGCTTCTTTTGTAAGTATTCAATTCCTTATCCTGGACTCCCTATTTTGGATCCAATGTTGCCTGTTTCTATTGGCGATGTCTTAATTGCTGTTCTTCACAATCAGGATCGAATGTTGGTTCAAACTGGGGGATATCATCAATATTTGGTGGATCAGACAGTCGTACATCTGTCAAAGACAATTCCATTAGTAAGCCATACAGTGAACCTGTCCAGAGTATGAATCATGCTTTCATTCACTTGAGAGAGGTATATATTTGAAGGCCTCTGTAGTCTATGATTATTTGGTAGTTCAATTTTGATAACCTTACACGTGAAATGCTCCATTTTGAAGCCCCCAAGTGTACTAAGGCCGTCAGAAACTCATTCGGATCAGGAGACTATTGAAATTGCCGTCACAAAACTGTTATTAAGGTCATATTATGACATTGTCAGAAAGAACATCGAGGACTCAGTACCTAAAGCAATCATGCACTTTCTGGTAATAATGATATCATGGTTTTCTGTCTTAAATTCCTTTTGCattgatattttgacatcactTGCCTTCAATAGACATATGCTAATAATATGGAGGATTTTCTAGTTTCATTTATTAcagatttttgtaattttagatTGATTATTGAAGATCTTTTGTAATTTTAGATTGAGTGCTCTACGCCAGGATGTGTTACTTTTTCCAATTTGATTGTGTAACTCTTCGCATAATCTGGTGTATCCTCTTCTATCTTCCTCCTTTGGCAAGGGATTTTTTCCTTTTCAAGTGAAATTCTAAGCACCGTGAGACTTTGCTGTAGCCTATCGGCTATGTTgtgtattttgtattttatttcagacaaagTGGGGAACAAATAGGAATAGTAAATAATCTTATTTAGGTTTGAAGGTTGGAAGTGCTCTTGCTTTTTCTGCCAAAAGTAAGAGGCTAACATCAATGCAACGAACTGTTCGCTTGTTTTATTTGGATATGATGTAGTTGCATCAATGGCAAAAGAATATATAACACATATGCGTGCGCGCTCGCTCGTGTGTGTGTCTGTTATGTTTGTTTGTATGTATATGCATATTTAGTTCTCCCGTTTTGTTTGATAAGTATGTCGTTTATTTGTTGTTCAGGTTAACCACACAAAAAGAGAACTCCACAATGTGTTTATCAAGAAACTTTACAGGTATTGGAAGAGTGCGAGTAACTCAAGTCTATTTGAAGGCCAAACTTATTACAGACATCTGCTTATTGATCTTTTGCAAGGCTTCTTTGCTGAATGAAATACTTCTCACAGAAGCAATAACTATTTCTTGATGCTGTTACACACACACTGCTAATAGTAGAATATTTTTCTCTGCTCAACTGCTTAGAttactcaaaaatattataatgTGTTTTCTGCTTTTGGTTTAGTCATGATTCTTATCAACTGCTTTACAACATGTCACAGAGACAATCTCCTTGAAGAGATGTTGCAGGAACCGGATGAGATAGCCTTAAAGAGAAAGCGCACTCGTGAGACACTTCGTGTCCTTCAGCAAGCTTTCAAGGTCAGATCTTGGTTCTTTTTTATTCAGAATATAAATTTCTGCTGAGCTTTTTCCAAAGAAGTGTTAATTAGTAATAAACCATTGATTTAGCAGGTCTATTTTGCTAATTGTAGTATGGTAGTTAATGTTTGAAGTGTAGATCTTTTTGTGTTCCTTGaaagttttgaagaaaattttcctATATCAGATTTTCCAGGTTAGCATGGGTGGATGGTCGTTTCTATGATTTACTTGTGCTTTTAATTCTATCCAAGTAATCGAGATAAGAAGCTAGAGCCAAATTAAACAAAAACATGGACAAAACACGCGAAGACCCAAAAGTTCTTTTAAGAATCAGGGAAGCATTACATAGACGGGGATAATAGTTTCCAGCTTCATCACTGATAAATTCAGATAATTCAACATCATAAAAAATCTCGAAACCTTATACTAAGTGCCATTGGGCCTTTTTAAAGGTTTTACCATCTCAGTTGCCCCCCACTAGCAGAGTAGTGACAGCTCTTTGCCAGCTTTCATTCTAGTCACccttttcttctccaaaagagATTTTTATTCCCCCGCCCCTCCCCCTTCAACAGTTAGGTTTAGTAATCAATGAAGATGAATAGTTAGCTATGTTATCTTTTAATTTTGCTCATATGGAAGTTCCTGAAAGTGAAAATATTGTAAAAGTAAAACCAAAACCATTTCCCATAATGAAATCCAGACATTTACATTTGTTGTCCAGAACATAAACTAAACCAAGTGAAAACCAAGTGAAAAAACTAAACTAAGGTGGTGTACCTTAGAAATCAAATCAAAACACTTtcagaaaatccaaaatatttgataAGCTAAACCACTTTTAATGCAAAGGTTACTTTAGGAATGAGAGTGAGTGGAACACTTTCAAAAAGACCAAAAAACAACCGAAATACTTTTTGTTTTAAATCGAACAAAAGGCAACCAAATATATAATATAACAATATCCCGAAAGCTGTTATGTATtatctctttgtttcttttcttttttcataagTTATTTTTATCCAGTTGTGCTTAATTTTTGATAATCAGTTCTGCCTATGTTTAATTATCTTCAACACTCctatatttttatgctttttttgtttaaaattaaAATGGTCGTTCAAACACATTGTTTTTCAAGACTAAATTAGAAAATCTTTTATGAAAAGCATTTCCAGAAATTGTTGAACCACGTAGTTGTGTTTGGAGGCTTGTAGAGTTTTGAAGGACAAAAAGGTTTGtggaagttgaaaatttgaaaattttgactTCAGATACACCTTTAAATAACTTCAAACAATTTAACTGGGAAATtgctactttttttttaaaaaaaagaaaaagttttggCTAATTTTGCTTGAAAGAAAACTCAAAACAAACACCAATCTCAAAAACTGCTTGCAAGTGAAGTTGAAAATTTCCTCAAACAAACGCCCTTCTAATGTTAAAGAAAAAGTGGGTTGGTTTTTACATGGTTCATACACAATCAACTGATGCCTTCCCGACATATATTGCAACGCCTCCAATAGCATGCTCTTACTTTTGTCTTTTTCCCTTCATCATTCATCAAATTTGGTGCTTTACAAGTCTTGTTCATTGTAAAAGGACCTCCATTTtccaaagtccattccttgagaCTTCGTTTTTTTCCCCGGAAAGAGTTGTCCTTCCAGTATCCAATAAGGTGgcacatgaatttcaaatcctGAAAAactaaaaagataaaacaaattgGTGTATTGTCAGAACATGTTTGACTGATGGCCGACTGGAGTCCTCACTTTGGTGTTCCGGTTTCATAGCTAATCTATCTTCTTTACTCTGATGGAATTAGTGTTTTTGGGAAACTGCTTGTCGATGTAAATTTTGCTTGCTGGTTCGTGATTTGTCATTTCTTTGTCTGGTGCTTTTCCTTTGATGCCAAATGTTCGTAGTGATGAATCcttttgattttgattccttgaGCTACTTTTGTTATCAATATCTGGGTTTTGCGTGCTAGGCTAACTGATGAATTTTCTTTGGCGAAAATGTGTCTTCTGGAACAAATGTCTTTTGGTTTGCAGACATTGGATGAGTTGCCACTTGAAGCTGAGACAGTTGAAAGGGGCTACAGCATGGGTACTGATCCAACGGGCCTACCAAAGATTCATGGTCTTCCGACATCATCAATGTATACTATAAGCAGTGGTTCAATTGATTCATACACTGCTCCTAAAAACCCAAGATCACGCAAATCATCCCATTCTGGCGAGCTACAGTCACCAATGTATGCTGGTGCAGATTCAAATGGCAGTGGACGCAATTCTCTCCTTGGTCTTTATCCAATAGTTGATGTATAGGAGATTTATCAAATGTGTTGGGTTACTAGGCATCTGGAATCGCACTCGATCTGGTGCAATGAAGagtcactattttttttttctgctCCAAAGAAGATGATGTTGAGCTGACCATCATTTGGCTCTCCCCAATATTCTTTATTTCTATTGTTTATATAGAATGATTGATATTAGAAGCTATACAAAGAATAATAGGAAGTAATCTTCCAAATGATGTGGCTaatatttttgtttcatttcgaTAATAGCAAGTGTAGCTCTGGCTGCTCGAATTTTTGCAGTTGCTGTTTTGATATGCGTACATGTGTTACGAGGATAGGGAAATGACAGGATTTGTAACTTTGACACGGAGCTTGTAGTACCGTGTAGTCTGCTGTTATTTTGGGGAACACTGACTTTTTCTTCTTGTTCTAGTGATTTATTTTTCCCAACAGTGGAAAATACCTTAAAATGTTGTAAGAAATTACCTTTAATAAAATGCGGCTTTAAAGTGCTTTGAAGTCTCGTGGATATGTTTCAATGCTGTTAATTTTTTATTCCTGGCCTAATTCATCGCCTTTAAATGCATTTTCTCAAGGTTTCGAGGGTTGGAATTGTCATTCCTTGGTCTCTTCTTTGTGAGCAGAGCGACAAGGTCCCTTTCTTGCTGTATGACTACTAGTGAAGTGAACCATGTAAATATGTAATGGCTACACTTTCTGCTAAGaaggttttggtttttaggtgcTAGGAAATATGAGGCTGAGCgaatacttttttattttttatgcccattcttatttttctttgtagAGGGTTTaattaagtgggcgtttggacataagaatcgTAAAATTCAAAATTCTGGAAAAAAGTGGAATCTTTTATAAAGtgaattgtatttgaaaattagagttgtgtttggacatgaatacaatttggagccgtttttgaatttttgtgagtgatttgaagtgaattttgaaaaacacctttttggagtttttcgaattttcaaaaatttcgaaatttagcttcaagtgaaatttaaaattttcatgaacactgatttcgaaaaaagaaaatttttcgaaaaaaaagtaAAGAATTTCTTATGGTCATAACGGGCCATAAGTCGTCGGTACCAAGTTTTGGAAGTAGTAAATCCATTAGTGTAGTTGTCGAACTTGTAGATTATTTAAAGGCAGAATACATAGATAAACACTTAACTATCATAGAAATTCCACTTGAACACTTCAACTTAGACCATCGGAACACTTTTACTATACCTTTACTGCATCATTTTAACACCTCCGAGTGACATGGCAAACAACGTGAATATCACTGCTTTTGAGCGTGTGAATAGTAAAAATTTGTTGACAAAAAATATTTCAACGGTACAATACAAAGGGTAAAATACACCCTTTTTCTATTATATAATAAAACCCTCATCCCTttttacaagccctagttctcaCCCTTCCCTTAAATCCAACCTTATTTCTTGATTTTCTGGTTTAAAAAATTCTATTCTTTCTCTTCAAATTGAAAGTAGTCTTGCCTTTGTGTTCGAATCTTGGCTTAACCTCTCAATTATGTCTCTCACACCAAGAATTGATTCATGCTGGTGTGGTCATGAATGTCAATTGAAAACTTCATGGTCTCCATCTAATCCTGGAAGGAGGTTCTATGGATTCAAATTGAAAATGTAAGTGATAATTAActacaattaattatttttactatgttaTTCCCGATTTTAGTatgattaaatttttttttgaaggCGAAGGTGGATGTAATTATTTTAGGTGGGTTGACAACGACTTTCCTAGCCAAGCAAATCGGGTAATTTAGGGTTTATTGAACATGGTCAaagcttttgaagaagaaagggcTCGAGCAAGAACATGGAGGAAGAAATTGACTTCTATTATAGTAATAATGCTAACTATTTAGGTTTGCTACTGTGTCGTCGATCGTTGAAGTTGTTGTGGGTTTGCTGGTGGTTGGAGTAGCTGCTGTATTTTGTGTCTAAGCTGCTGTATTTTGTGTTTGTAATGGCGATTGATATATTTTGGGTGTATCTAGTTTGTTTGAATGTAATTGTGGCACGTGGCCTTATTTCAATGAAATAAAGAATTTTTTTGCTATTGCCTTTTATGTATTAGTTCAAATATGGAATTCAAAGTGCTAAAATGGTGAAGTTGTAACATGAACTCAACTGATAAATCTTAACAAACAACCATCACAGCCTACCATCCTCAAGATTTTCCAAGCACATACAATCCAACTTATGTAGAAAAAAGCACTGCAATTGCATTCATAACTGATGCAAAAGGCTGCTAATTCTACCAActgaatgctttaaattgaatACTTTAAACTGAATGCTTCATAAAAGCACATACACGAATGCTTTAAACTGAGGCTACCAATAACATTTAAATTGCATTCACAAATAAAGTATTTACAATACCAATCACAATTCCAAACAATTAGAGTGTTTACAACATAAAGTAGTGGCAACTAGTGACCCAAAAAAGACACAATAATCAATCCTAAGTCTAGATACTTAGCAAAATACATGAACTCAAACTCAAAATAGCACAATCCTAACACAACTATGGCGCTAGAGGGGCTGGACTTGCAACTGAAGAGGTAGTTGATAAAGAACCAATTTGGTTTCTCCTGTTTGCACTTAGTTGTTGTAGCTGGGAAGTAGTTATAGCATTTCTGCCTTTAAACTTAAGCCCAGGAGGTTTAAAACCAAGATCAATATTGGCTGAACTGGTATCCTTCACAACCTTAGTCCCTTATGATACAACTCTTTCACCTGAACTACCAGGCTGAAATTGACATAAAAGCATATAGATTAGTCATAAAAAATGGTAGTAATAACAACTTGAAGTTATGAATATCGAATCCTTACATTAATGACAATTATTCCAGTTGTGTCCATCAGATGGTGGTGCAGATTCAGCACCTCTTCCCCTTGTTCTTTTAACCCCAACAGTCAGTTTTCTAGGAGCAGTTGCTGGAGGTGCATTTGGAAATGCACCCCTGCCAAATCTAGTATTGTTTCCCCTTCCTCTACAACTGGTTGTGCTTGTATTAGTTGCTGGAGGTGCATTTGGAAATGCACCCCTGCCAAATCTAGTATTGTTTCCCCTTCCTCTACAACTGGTTGTGCTTGTATTAGTTGCTGGAGGTGCATTTGGAAATGCACCCCTGCCAAATCTAGTGATGTTTCCCCTTTCTTTGCCACTGCTTGTATTAGTTGCTGCTGATTCTTGAGTTGCTAGAATTCCTTGGCTTTATTGAGTTGCTTGAGTTGGCTGTCTATTTGTAGACTCTCCGACTCCACCCTAAAAAAATTCCAATTATAATACACACATATATAAGTTAGCATTTGAAGTGAAGAAAAAGGTGAAAAATATTACAACCTACCTTGATTGGCATGTAGACTTGTTATGGCCTTCTTGATGACATTTTGAACATGTCATCCTAACTCCTTGCTTAGAGAGCTTGCCATACTTCTGTTTCTTAGGCTCATTCTTGgcctttcttcttttattttgggGCTTGCCTGGCATTGGCTTTGGTGCAGGAGGCTCAATTACCATGTTATTAGTGTCAGGCAACATCTTCATGTTGGGAATTGGTTCAAGAAAGTATTGATATGCCTTGAGAAATATCTCCTTTCTATACCAGTGATCCATataattgtatgattctttttCTTGGTGATAGATTGCACATATTGCATATGCACAAGGGATCCCTCTTAACTGCCAGGATCTACAAGTGCATGTTCTTCTCCTCAAATTTACTATATATCTATATTCATACTCATCAACCTCAAACCCATCAGTTCCAAACCACAAAACTTTAC belongs to Nicotiana tabacum cultivar K326 chromosome 6, ASM71507v2, whole genome shotgun sequence and includes:
- the LOC107812776 gene encoding dynamin-related protein 3A, with the protein product MAEDSVAVPVPSSTNTAPLGHSVIPIVNKLQDIFAQLGSQSTIELPQVAVVGSQSSGKSSVLEALVGRDFLPRGSDICTRRPLVLQLIQTKRKPDGTEEEWGEFLHLPGKRFFDFNEIRREIQAETDREAGMNRGVSDKQIRLKIFSPNVLDITLVDLPGITKVPVGDQPSDIEARIRTMIMSYIKLPSCLILAVTPANADLANSDALQIAGNADPDGYRTIGVITKLDIMDRGTDARNFLLGKVIPLRLGYVGVVNRSQEDIRTNRSIKDALVAEEKFFRSRPVYSDLADRCGVPQLAKKLNQILVQHIKTVLPGLKSRISAALVSVAKEHASYGEITESKAGMGALLLNILSKYSDAFSSMIEGKNEEMSTSELSGGARIHYIFQSIFVKSLEEVDPCEDLTDDDIRTAIQNATGPKSALFVPEVPFEVLVRRQIARLLDPSLQCARFIYDELIKMSHRCMVNELQRFPILRKRMDEVIGNFLREGLEPSETMIGHIIEMEMDYINTSHPNFVGGSKAVETAMQQVKSNRITAPVPRQKDGIDLEKAPASEKTLKSRAILARHANGIVPDQVTRPAVEEKTTTSGSNVGSNWGISSIFGGSDSRTSVKDNSISKPYSEPVQSMNHAFIHLREPPSVLRPSETHSDQETIEIAVTKLLLRSYYDIVRKNIEDSVPKAIMHFLVNHTKRELHNVFIKKLYRDNLLEEMLQEPDEIALKRKRTRETLRVLQQAFKTLDELPLEAETVERGYSMGTDPTGLPKIHGLPTSSMYTISSGSIDSYTAPKNPRSRKSSHSGELQSPMYAGADSNGSGRNSLLGLYPIVDV
- the LOC142181825 gene encoding uncharacterized protein LOC142181825; amino-acid sequence: MCETFNSWILASRHKSIISMLEDIRHRVIRRNVDMIKFAETWITDISPMARVILEENKEFSRKCKVLWFGTDGFEVDEYEYRYIVNLRRRTCTCRSWQLRGIPCAYAICAIYHQEKESYNYMDHWYRKEIFLKAYQYFLEPIPNMKMLPDTNNMVIEPPAPKPMPGKPQNKRRKAKNEPKKQKYGKLSKQGVRMTCSKCHQEGHNKSTCQSRVESESLQIDSQLKQLNKAKEF